The following are encoded in a window of Cottoperca gobio chromosome 20, fCotGob3.1, whole genome shotgun sequence genomic DNA:
- the rrs1 gene encoding ribosome biogenesis regulatory protein homolog has protein sequence MAACSVEELLVRAAQDEAEKLKSISVQKELELHFDIGNLLACDTNRVEVRDFREQKKEDFLRSLARDNTQLLINEIWKRPTERLEEAIVTKLPEPITALPREKPAPKPRAPTKWEEFAKLKGIQKKKKTNLVWDETAKDWKRRWGYKRAGDDTKEWLIEVPETADPHEDQFAKRSKAKTERVAKNEFNRLKNIARAQKVKLPGVGLTPTPQQSKEDLARAASVARTSTASAGRFQDRLPKEKPLKNTGKKRKFEPLIGNFSTEKQKQLELLKLMDGKRPKLNVTKAVNKQMREEDREEAAAKYKKRAGKKGRKGSMPGKAKGKTAKGGKSGGKAVVGGKRRGKTGKR, from the exons ATGGCCGCGTGCAgtgtggaggagctgctggtgagAGCTGCGCAGGATGAGGCCGAGAAGCTGAAGAGCATCTCGGTGCAGAAGGAGCTCGAGCTGCACTTTGACATCGGGAACCTGTTGGCGTGCGACACGAACCGCGTGGAGGTCCGGGACTTCAGGGAGCAGAAGAAAGAAGACTTCCTGCGTTCGTTAGCTCGTGACAACACGCAGCTGCTCATCAACGAGATCTGGAAGCGGCCCACGGAGAGGCTCGAGGAGGCGATAGTGACCAAACTCCCGGAGCCGATCACCGCGCTGCCCCGGGAGAAGCCCGCGCCGAAGCCCAGAGCGCCCACCAAATGGGAAGAGTTCGCCAAACTGAAGGGCatccagaagaagaagaagaccaaCCTGGTGTGGGACGAGACGGCCAAGGACTGGAAGAGGCGCTGGGGCTACAAGAGGGCCGGGGACGACACCAAGGAGTGGCTGATCGAGGTCCCGGAGACCGCGGACCCGCACGAGGACCAGTTCGCTAAGCGCTCCAAAGCGAAGACGGAGAGGGTCGCGAAGAACGAGTTCAACCGGCTGAAGAACATCGCGAGGGCGCAGAAAGTCAAATTGCCAG GTGTGGGTCTGACCCCGACACCCCAACAGTCCAAAGAAGACCTGGCCAGAGCCGCCAGCGTGGCCAGGACCTCCACGGCTTCCGCCGGCAGGTTCCAGGACCGCCTGCCCAAAGAGAAGCCCCTGAAGAACACAGGCAAGAAGAGGAAGTTCGAGCCGCTCATCGGGAACTTCTCCACCGAGAAGCAGAAGCAGCTGGAGCTCCTGAAGCTCATGGACGGCAAGAGGCCCAAGCTGAACGTCACCAAGGCCGTCAACAAgcagatgagagaggaggaccGAGAGGAGGCCGCAGCCAAGTACAAGAAGAGAGCAGGGAAGAAAGGACGCAAAGGAAGCATGCCAGGAAAAGCCAAAGGAAAGACTGCAAAAGGAGGGAAATCAGGAGGGAAAGCAGTAGTgggggggaagaggagaggcaaGACTGGGAAGCGCTGA